A stretch of Pangasianodon hypophthalmus isolate fPanHyp1 chromosome 9, fPanHyp1.pri, whole genome shotgun sequence DNA encodes these proteins:
- the slc35b4 gene encoding UDP-xylose and UDP-N-acetylglucosamine transporter, whose amino-acid sequence MNTVFAVTLVFVGCCSNVVFLEVLVRDFPGCGNIVTFAQFVFIALEGFIFETNFGRKKPAIPIRNYVIMVTMFFTVSVINNYALNFNIAMPLHMIFRSGSLIANMILGIIILKKRYSSSKYLSIFLVSVGIFICTIMSAKQVSAEKAATKEEGVYAFLHWLLGIGMLTFALIMSALMGIFQETLYKQYGKHSKEALFYNHCLPLPGFLLLSTDIYNHAVLFSQTTPVEIPVIGETVPVMWLHLAMNVFTQYVCIRGVFILTTECTSLTVTLVVTLRKFLSLIISILYFRNPFTAWHWVGTVVVFLGTLLYTEVWSSICIAVKGEKPGKKTE is encoded by the exons AGATTTCCCAGGATGCGGGAACATTGTGACATTTGCCCAGTTTGTGTTTATTGCCTTGGAGGGGTTCATCTTCGAGACAAATTTTGGACGCAAGAAACCAGCCATACCAATCAG AAACTATGTGATAATGGTGACCATGTTCTTCACTGTCAGTGTTATAAACAACTACGCCCTCAACTTCAACATCGCAATGCCACTACACATGATCTTCAGATCT GGCTCTTTAATAGCAAACATGATACTGGGTATCATCATATTGAAAAAAAG GTATTCATCAAGTAAATACCTTTCCATATTTTTGGTATCAGTAGGCATCTTTATCTGTACCATCATGTCTGCCAAACAAGTG AGTGCTGAAAAGGCTGCTACAAAAGAGGAAGGAGTGTATGCCTTCTTGCACTGGCTTTTAG gtATTGGAATGCTGACCTTTGCCCTAATAATGTCTGCTTTAATGGGCATTTTCCAAGAGACTCTGTACAAGCAGTACGGCAAGCACTCGAAGGAGGCTCTcttctataat CATTGCCTGCCTTTGCCAGGGTTTCTGCTGCTCTCAACCGACATCTATAACCACGCTGTACTCTTCAGTCAAACCA ctcCCGTGGAGATCCCTGTGATTGGTGAAACTGTACCAGTTATGTGGTTGCATTTAGCAATGAATGTCTTCACCCA ATATGTGTGCATTCGGGGTGTATTCATCCTAACCACAGAGTGTACTTCCCTTACTGTTACACTAGTAGTGACTCTGCGTAAATTCCTGAGTCTCATCATCTCTATACTGTACTTCCGGAACCCATTCACAGCGTGGCACTGGGTTGGCACAGTGGTGGTCTTCCTGGGCACGCTGCTGTACACTGAGGTGTGGTCCAGCATCTGCATTGCAGTGAAAGGAGAGAAACCAGGCAAGAAGACAGAGTAA
- the chchd3b gene encoding coiled-coil-helix-coiled-coil-helix domain containing 3b isoform X1, with product MGGSSSSRHISVESEDAEGVVFVKGIRLTDRVIDRMREPPPVQSPQSKSSTCPPVGQPLTPQSETLASTELLAPVLPHPPSYASALVPPPLQEPISPLVPLVSVGQETPAPPTSTPTVEAVPSVTHTAPESVPAPVPSVQEHIVISTPTDSAPPAPPAEPLPITTSPLTFTEPVVMPLPAEPVPVVLSPSAEVVDISPPPITDTVTSPPPSELIAIPAEAPTMPLTDDVLTAPPAEAIPLPTTVDIPVESSVPSTPTLTLDTTIPVEQVELPTTATSEPVAETEMPLSPDTTLPSPIESVEISTDMPPAPVEPSNLEELLPPLPACALAVPCEVPSVGHIGCPPSEDPPAPTPVVQPAVASVLPPLTETVGPLTSPQAVVNEEDLRKQIREELQKLLQEEMKMAELKIQRQLEEEKAKAEAEAQAKAQQQIQAEVQKVLEKEQLALQQTLKDVIMQERKNIEDEQLASQYYWMERKIQKLEEKERDLAKQDSMYKEQIAKLEGKTAQFTRVTAESFKKGLEETHKRFKRHQIKPVCSELQSEILKCYLQNTGQTLTCSSIASEYVKCVNNAKQNKKVSTGG from the exons ATGGGGGGCAGCAGCAGCTCCAGACACATCTCAGTGGAGTCTGAGGACGCAGAAGGGGTCGTGTTTGTGAAGGGCATTCGG CTGACGGATAGAGTGATTGATCGCATGAGGGAGCCTCCACCAGTCCAGAGTCCTCAGTCCAAAAGCTCAACATGTCCTCCAGTAGGTCAGCCTTTAACCCCTCAGAGTGAGACCTTGGCCTCTACTGAGCTTTTGGCACCAGTTCTGCCCCATCCTCCTTCTTATGCCAGCGCTCTGGTACCACCACCTCTGCAGGAGCCCATCAGTCCCCTTGTTCCTCTTGTGTCAGTGGGTCAGGAGACTCCAGCACCACCTACATCCACACCTACTGTTGAAGCAGTTCCCTCAGTCACTCATACTGCACCTGAGTCTGTGCCTGCTCCTGTGCCTTCAGTTCAAGAACACATAGTAATATCTACGCCTACTGACTCTGCACCTCCAGCTCCACCTGCTGAACCCTTACCAATAACCACATCTCCATTAACTTTCACTGAGCCTGTGGTCATGCCTCTACCGGCTGAGCCTGTACCTGTAGTATTGTCACCTTCTGCTGAAGTTGTGGACATTTCTCCACCTCCAATTACTGATACTGTGACATCTCCTCCACCTAGTGAACTCATAGCCATACCTGCTGAAGCCCCAACAATGCCATTAACTGATGATGTGCTCACAGCTCCACCTGCTGAAGCCATACCTTTGCCTACCACTGTTGACATACCAGTGGAATCAAGTGTCCCATCTACACCTACTCTGACCCTAGATACAACAATTCCTGTTGAACAAGTAGAGCTGCCTACAACAGCTACCTCTGAGCCAGTGGCTGAGACTGAAATGCCACTTTCACCTGATACAACACTCCCATCTCCCATTGAATCAGTGGAAATTTCAACAGACATGCCACCTGCACCTGTCGAGCCCAGCAACCTGGAGGAGCTGCTGCCTCCTCTGCCTGCTTGTGCTCTAGCTGTCCCCTGTGAAGTTCCCTCAGTGGGGCACATCGGATGTCCTCCCAGTGAGGATCCCCCAGCTCCAACTCCTGTTGTTCAGCCAGCTGTTGCATCAGTGCTACCTCCGCTAACTGAAACAGTGGGCCCACTTACTTCTCCGCAGGCTGTGG TCAATGAAGAAGATCTGAGGAAGCAGATCAGAGAGGAACTGCAGAAACTCTTGCAAGAAGAGATGAAGATGGCAGAGCTAAAGATCCAGCGACA GTTGGAGGAGGAGAAAGCTAAGGCTGAGGCAGAAGCTCAGGCCAAAGCTCAGCAGCAGATCCAGGCAGAGGTTCAGAAGGTCCTGGAGAAGGAGCAGCTAGCCCTTCAGCAGACTCTAAAAGATGTTATTATGCAGGAGCGCAAGAACATTGAGGATGAGCAGCTTGCAAGCCAGTATTAT TGGATGGAGAGGAAG ATACAGAAGctggaagagaaggagagagacctGGCAAAGCAGGACTCAATGTACAAAGAGCAGATTGCCAAGCTTGAGGGGAAG ACTGCACAGTTCACCAGAGTCACAGCAGAGAGCTTCAAAAAGGGACTGGAGGAAACTCATAAACGTTTCAA gAGGCACCAGATTAAGCCAGTGTGCTCAGAGCTGCAGAGTgagattttgaaatgttatttgCAAAATACAGGCCAGACTCTGACATGCTCCAGTATTGCCTCAGAgtatgtgaagtgtgtgaacaatgctaAACAG AATAAGAAGGTGAGCACAGGGGGTTAA
- the chchd3b gene encoding coiled-coil-helix-coiled-coil-helix domain containing 3b isoform X2, which translates to MGGSSSSRHISVESEDAEGVVFVKGIRLTDRVIDRMREPPPVQSPQSKSSTCPPVGQPLTPQSETLASTELLAPVLPHPPSYASALVPPPLQEPISPLVPLVSVGQETPAPPTSTPTVEAVPSVTHTAPESVPAPVPSVQEHIVISTPTDSAPPAPPAEPLPITTSPLTFTEPVVMPLPAEPVPVVLSPSAEVVDISPPPITDTVTSPPPSELIAIPAEAPTMPLTDDVLTAPPAEAIPLPTTVDIPVESSVPSTPTLTLDTTIPVEQVELPTTATSEPVAETEMPLSPDTTLPSPIESVEISTDMPPAPVEPSNLEELLPPLPACALAVPCEVPSVGHIGCPPSEDPPAPTPVVQPAVASVLPPLTETVGPLTSPQAVVNEEDLRKQIREELQKLLQEEMKMAELKIQRQLEEEKAKAEAEAQAKAQQQIQAEVQKVLEKEQLALQQTLKDVIMQERKNIEDEQLASQYYIQKLEEKERDLAKQDSMYKEQIAKLEGKTAQFTRVTAESFKKGLEETHKRFKRHQIKPVCSELQSEILKCYLQNTGQTLTCSSIASEYVKCVNNAKQNKKVSTGG; encoded by the exons ATGGGGGGCAGCAGCAGCTCCAGACACATCTCAGTGGAGTCTGAGGACGCAGAAGGGGTCGTGTTTGTGAAGGGCATTCGG CTGACGGATAGAGTGATTGATCGCATGAGGGAGCCTCCACCAGTCCAGAGTCCTCAGTCCAAAAGCTCAACATGTCCTCCAGTAGGTCAGCCTTTAACCCCTCAGAGTGAGACCTTGGCCTCTACTGAGCTTTTGGCACCAGTTCTGCCCCATCCTCCTTCTTATGCCAGCGCTCTGGTACCACCACCTCTGCAGGAGCCCATCAGTCCCCTTGTTCCTCTTGTGTCAGTGGGTCAGGAGACTCCAGCACCACCTACATCCACACCTACTGTTGAAGCAGTTCCCTCAGTCACTCATACTGCACCTGAGTCTGTGCCTGCTCCTGTGCCTTCAGTTCAAGAACACATAGTAATATCTACGCCTACTGACTCTGCACCTCCAGCTCCACCTGCTGAACCCTTACCAATAACCACATCTCCATTAACTTTCACTGAGCCTGTGGTCATGCCTCTACCGGCTGAGCCTGTACCTGTAGTATTGTCACCTTCTGCTGAAGTTGTGGACATTTCTCCACCTCCAATTACTGATACTGTGACATCTCCTCCACCTAGTGAACTCATAGCCATACCTGCTGAAGCCCCAACAATGCCATTAACTGATGATGTGCTCACAGCTCCACCTGCTGAAGCCATACCTTTGCCTACCACTGTTGACATACCAGTGGAATCAAGTGTCCCATCTACACCTACTCTGACCCTAGATACAACAATTCCTGTTGAACAAGTAGAGCTGCCTACAACAGCTACCTCTGAGCCAGTGGCTGAGACTGAAATGCCACTTTCACCTGATACAACACTCCCATCTCCCATTGAATCAGTGGAAATTTCAACAGACATGCCACCTGCACCTGTCGAGCCCAGCAACCTGGAGGAGCTGCTGCCTCCTCTGCCTGCTTGTGCTCTAGCTGTCCCCTGTGAAGTTCCCTCAGTGGGGCACATCGGATGTCCTCCCAGTGAGGATCCCCCAGCTCCAACTCCTGTTGTTCAGCCAGCTGTTGCATCAGTGCTACCTCCGCTAACTGAAACAGTGGGCCCACTTACTTCTCCGCAGGCTGTGG TCAATGAAGAAGATCTGAGGAAGCAGATCAGAGAGGAACTGCAGAAACTCTTGCAAGAAGAGATGAAGATGGCAGAGCTAAAGATCCAGCGACA GTTGGAGGAGGAGAAAGCTAAGGCTGAGGCAGAAGCTCAGGCCAAAGCTCAGCAGCAGATCCAGGCAGAGGTTCAGAAGGTCCTGGAGAAGGAGCAGCTAGCCCTTCAGCAGACTCTAAAAGATGTTATTATGCAGGAGCGCAAGAACATTGAGGATGAGCAGCTTGCAAGCCAGTATTAT ATACAGAAGctggaagagaaggagagagacctGGCAAAGCAGGACTCAATGTACAAAGAGCAGATTGCCAAGCTTGAGGGGAAG ACTGCACAGTTCACCAGAGTCACAGCAGAGAGCTTCAAAAAGGGACTGGAGGAAACTCATAAACGTTTCAA gAGGCACCAGATTAAGCCAGTGTGCTCAGAGCTGCAGAGTgagattttgaaatgttatttgCAAAATACAGGCCAGACTCTGACATGCTCCAGTATTGCCTCAGAgtatgtgaagtgtgtgaacaatgctaAACAG AATAAGAAGGTGAGCACAGGGGGTTAA
- the gpr22b gene encoding G-protein coupled receptor 22, translating to MHKPIPSAQEEEGTMSNVTVLDITETVSPAMTADEPHPYPLSFQVSLTGFLMLEIVLGLSSNLTVLVLYCMKSNLVNSVSNIVTMNLHVLDVLVCVCCIPLTIVVLLLSLQGDTVLVCCFHEACVSFASVATAANVLAITLDRYDISVKPANRVLTMGRAVALLGGIWVLSFLSFLVPFIEVGFLGPEPTKANQTAVVHVNEYYTELGLYYHLVAQIPIFCFTAVVMLVTYSKILQALNIRIGTRFHASQKKKKMRWKKNISLMSSSQQQLPEVADGSQGSSGNRNVPLGMRTSVSVIIALRRAVKRHRERRERQKRVFRMSLLIISTFLLCWTPITVLNSIILSTGPSDLNVKLRLGLLVMAYGTTVFHPLLYAFTRQKFQKVLKSKMKKRVVSIIETDPMPTNSVIKNSWIDPKRNKKVTFEDHEAKQKCLSSEDVD from the coding sequence ATGCACAAGCCTATCCCTTCAGCACAGGAGGAAGAAGGCACCATGAGTAACGTTACAGTCTTGGACATCACTGAGACCGTAAGCCCTGCCATGACGGCGGACGAACCTCACCCCTACCCCCTCAGCTTCCAGGTCTCCCTGACCGGCTTCCTGATGCTGGAGATAGTGCTGGGCCTGAGCAGCAACCTCACTGTGCTCGTCCTGTACTGCATGAAGTCCAACCTGGTCAACTCTGTTAGCAACATCGTGACCATGAACCTGCACGTGCTCGATGTGCTGGTGTGCGTATGCTGCATCCCCCTGACCATTGTTGTGCTGCTTCTCTCACTTCAAGGTGACACTGTGCTGGTCTGCTGCTTCCATGAGGCCTGCGTGTCCTTCGCTAGCGTGGCTACGGCAGCAAATGTGCTAGCCATCACACTCGACCGCTATGATATCTCTGTCAAACCAGCCAATCGTGTGCTGACCATGGGCCGAGCGGTGGCTCTGTTGGGGGGTATCTGGGTGCTATCTTTTCTTAGTTTCCTGGTGCCCTTCATTGAGGTGGGCTTCTTAGGACCAGAGCCAACCAAAGCCAACCAGACTGCTGTAGTGCACGTTAACGAGTACTACACAGAGTTAGGCCTGTATTACCACCTGGTTGCACAGATCCCTATCTTCTGCTTCACTGCTGTGGTCATGCTGGTCACTTACTCTAAAATCCTGCAGGCGCTGAACATCCGCATCGGAACACGCTTCCATGCctcacagaagaagaagaagatgcgATGGAAAAAGAACATCTCACTCATGTCGTCCTCACAACAGCAGCTGCCTGAAGTCGCAGATGGCTCTCAGGGCAGCAGTGGGAACCGTAATGTGCCACTGGGCATGAGAACCTCAGTGTCTGTGATCATTGCTCTGCGGCGAGCTGTGAAACGCCACCGCGAGCGGCGGGAGAGACAGAAGCGGGTGTTCCGCATGTCACTCCTTATCATCTCCACTTTCCTGCTGTGCTGGACCCCTATTACTGTTCTAAACAGCATCATCCTCAGCACAGGCCCCAGTGACCTCAATGTAAAGCTGCGTCTGGGCCTTCTGGTCATGGCGTATGGAACAACAGTCTTCCATCCGCTCCTGTACGCTTTCACGCGGCAGAAATTTCAAAAGGTTCTAAAAAGTAAGATGAAAAAGCGGGTGGTGTCCATCATCGAGACAGATCCAATGCCCACCAATTCAGTCATAAAAAACTCATGGATTGAtccaaagaggaataaaaaagtgACATTCGAGGATCATGAAGCCAAACAAAAGTGTCTATCGTCTGAGGATGTTGACTAA